A region of Lycium barbarum isolate Lr01 chromosome 1, ASM1917538v2, whole genome shotgun sequence DNA encodes the following proteins:
- the LOC132626217 gene encoding transcription factor RAX1-like, translated as MGRAPCCDKNNVKRGPWSPEEDAKLKEFIEKYGTGGNWIALPQKAGLKRCGKSCRLRWLNYLRPNIKHGDFSDEEDRIICSLYANIGSRWSIIAAQLPGRTDNDIKNYWNTKLKKKLMGFIHSSSNQKIKSPNLFFPPTNIQTMPPQPQTISSLFGDSYLESIPLVQPNFIHNNNMNFQLGTNQYSYFHESLMNPMQASCSSSDGSCNQMSYGKEIKQEEIGQIPFEETQKFTLDNYGNYGGDDQKANGHFGNNFQSSQFQYDNIVSSSGNGSDCNNNNNLFFFNDENKTNIGYWG; from the exons atgggGAGAGCTCCTTGTTGTGATAAGAATAATGTGAAGAGAGGGCCATGGTCACCTGAAGAAGATGCTAAGCTTAAAGAATTCATTGAAAAATATGGAACTGGTGGAAATTGGATTGCTCTTCCTCAAAAAGCTG GATTAAAGAGATGTGGGAAGAGTTGTAGATTGAGATGGCTAAATTATCTAAGGCCTAATATCAAGCATGGTGATTTTTCTGATGAGGAAGATAGAATTATATGCAGCTTGTATGCGAACATAGGAAGCAG GTGGTCAATTATAGCAGCTCAATTACCAGGAAGGACTGATAATGATATAAAAAACTATTGGAACACAAAGCTGAAGAAGAAGCTCATGGGTTTTATTCATTCTTCATCTAACCAGAAAATTAAATCACCTAATTTATTCTTTCCTCCTACAAATATTCAAACAATGCCACCCCAACCCCAAACAATTTCAAGTCTTTTTGGAGATTCATATCTAGAGTCCATTCCCTTAGTCCAGCCAAATTTCATACACAACAATAATATGAACTTTCAGTTAGGCACAAATCAATATTCTTATTTTCATGAGAGCTTAATGAATCCCATGCAAGCAAGTTGTTCCTCATCTGATGGAAGTTGCAACCAAATGAGCTATGGAAAAGAAATCAAGCAAGAGGAAATTGGTCAAATTCCTTTTGaagaaacccaaaaatttactcTTGACAATTATGGTAATTATGGAGGTGATGATCAAAAGGCAAATGGACATTTTGGGAACAACTTTCAAAGTAGTCAATTCCAGTATGATAATATTGTTAGTAGCTCTGGCAATGGAAGTGATTgtaataataacaacaatttgTTTTTCTTCAATGATGAAAACAAGACAAATATAGGGTACTGGGGTTGA